Genomic window (Canis lupus dingo isolate Sandy chromosome 6, ASM325472v2, whole genome shotgun sequence):
ctagaacagttcctggcacaaagtaggcacTCAGGGAGTCCCGTTTGAATGACTGAGAGAATGCATAATAAGCTAGGCTGTTCCCAGTGACTTTGGGTAGTCTCTAAAAACACTGAATGCCACACACGCAGATATTaggtaaatatttctttattaaatgattaattccataaataaattcttttcactgaatataaaattaaaatcatttacaAATTATTCCAGTATTacatttcccttccctccccaaaagctacattttgataaataaaaacattcagtcTTAAAACACCTGATTTCTGTTTGCAGTTTAGAGTGCAGATAGCTGCCTCTCACGGACACTCACGGAGTGTCACCTTCGGGAGGGGACGGAAGCCCCTCCCATTTTACTTCTGTCAAAAGATGAAGGTTTTAACTGAtcaactaactttttttttttttaaacaattgtagAACCGAAAGGAAAAACGCCTAGAGAGAAATATGCTTACCAAATAatttacaaacagaaaacagaacgTCATCAACACCACAAGCTCCAAAATGAAGCAGTAACATGTGCTCCAATATTACGAAGCGAAGTATTCTCCAATTGTGGCTGCATTAGTGTCCATCTGCACCAGCACACCTAGCAGTTTCAAAATACCTTAATACTACTCACGAATGAGCAATGCATCCCTTCTACAATGAGTCcctcacccccaccgcccccacccagAGCTCCTGATCCTGGCActcttcttcccccctccctcccccccctcccagTTGTTCCGTTTCACCCTCGTGCTGGAAACCCAGGTAGCAATTAGTCCCTAAATTTGTGGATGTCATTGAACAGCCTGTAGAAGGGGAACGCCGCCTCGTTGGCGTGCGGGCAGTTGTAGTTGCACTTGCAGGACTGGATCATCATGACGTTCTTGGAGAACGTCTCCCCGTCTTCGCAGCGGAAGCGCATCTTGACGGTGCGGGTCTGCTGCGGGGTGCAGCACCGACCGTCCACGCACGAGCCGCAGTACTTGGGCCGGTACTTCTTCACGCTCGAACATCCAGCGTAAGTAAACTTGACCGGCTCGGGGGATTTCTTGGTCTTGCTGCATTTCTTGCCCttctggaaggaagaggaaaggaggggagttAGGGACTGTGCTGCTTCCCTTTCTCGGAAgagagccccacatctggccccGGGGGCCCGGGAGCTCACCTTCAGGCTGCTGTACACCTGCTGCCCGCAAGGCCGCACCTCGCAGATCCGGGTCTCCTTCACCAGGCGGCATTCAAGGTTGTCATTGGTAACTCGGGTGGAGATCCCCGTCCCACACGTCTTTGAGCACTGGGACCACGAAGTTGTTTGAACGATGCATTTCTGGCCGTGTAAAGGGTTGTACAGGATTCGAGGCTCCGTTCCAAAAACTAGAGACAGACAAGAGGGCACGTTTTTCAGAGAGGCAGACTGACCCAAGCACCTTCAGGTGCTCATTTCTACCAGGCTTCAAGCCAGGTGTGTTATCTCAGTACATCTTTCGGGCTCGGGCTAGACTTACCTGGGAGGCGCTTCAGGGAGCCACCTTTTCCAACCGCGATTAATTCGTTGTTCCTGGTTAGCTCCACCTCCGAGGCATCGAATGCCAGCCCCTTGCCCAGGAGGCCATCCCCGTCGTCCAGGGGGTCCTTGGCATCATCGTCGTCACAGACCCACTCCTCACAGCACTGGCCGGTAACTTTGACCAGCCGGGGGTTGGGACAGCCCAAGTTGGGGAGCGAGAGCTCTTGGGGACACAGAGGAATGCAGCCCACGGCGCCGTCGATACATGTGCACTGGTGTTTACAGTTGGGCTGGAAACTTTCCCCATTCTGGTAGATTCGGGAGTTGTATTCACAGGGTCTGCCCTCTGACTGAGCTGCAAAGAGcaccagaaaagggaaaagaggatCAAGTTCAGATTCCCAACCATGGCCTGAAACGCATACATATTTTTCTGCTCTTAAATTCAATTTATGGTAAAGTTCCCTACAATTCCTCGGGGACTCCAGACCAGAACAATAAGTTAGTCAGGAATCACTTTTCCGTATGCGCTTTTCGTTGGGCCCAGACACACTGAATTGCATTCCAGACTGCTGAAATCATGTGCCTTTCTGCCAAGCTACCAACAACAAAGCATCACCATACATGGTCTCAAAATTACTAAACTTCTGGACTACGaggactattattttttttaaaggggccAAACCGCAAGCATCTTACCTCTGCAGATCCCCTTCAGAGCGGTGGAACTGGCGCCGAAATTGCATTCCAGCCCCTTGGTGTGGTCGCAGGGCTGCATTTTGCTGCAGTCCTCGTTGAGCTGCTTGGCGCAGACCTTACAGCAGCCGCAGCCGTCCCGGACCAGCCCGACTCCCGGGGCGCACTTGGGCGCC
Coding sequences:
- the CCN1 gene encoding CCN family member 1 isoform X2, yielding MSSRAARTLALAVTLLHLARLALSTCPAACHCPQEAPKCAPGVGLVRDGCGCCKVCAKQLNEDCSKMQPCDHTKGLECNFGASSTALKGICRAQSEGRPCEYNSRIYQNGESFQPNCKHQCTCIDGAVGCIPLCPQELSLPNLGCPNPRLVKVTGQCCEEWVCDDDDAKDPLDDGDGLLGKGLAFDASEVELTRNNELIAVGKGGSLKRLPVFGTEPRILYNPLHGQKCIVQTTSWSQCSKTCGTGISTRVTNDNLECRLVKETRICEVRPCGQQVYSSLKGKKCSKTKKSPEPVKFTYAGCSSVKKYRPKYCGSCVDGRCCTPQQTRTVKMRFRCEDGETFSKNVMMIQSCKCNYNCPHANEAAFPFYRLFNDIHKFRD
- the CCN1 gene encoding CCN family member 1 isoform X1, whose amino-acid sequence is MSSRAARTLALAVTLLHLARLALSTCPAACHCPQEAPKCAPGVGLVRDGCGCCKVCAKQLNEDCSKMQPCDHTKGLECNFGASSTALKGICRAQSEGRPCEYNSRIYQNGESFQPNCKHQCTCIDGAVGCIPLCPQELSLPNLGCPNPRLVKVTGQCCEEWVCDDDDAKDPLDDGDGLLGKGLAFDASEVELTRNNELIAVGKGGSLKRLPVFGTEPRILYNPLHGQKCIVQTTSWSQCSKTCGTGISTRVTNDNLECRLVKETRICEVRPCGQQVYSSLKKGKKCSKTKKSPEPVKFTYAGCSSVKKYRPKYCGSCVDGRCCTPQQTRTVKMRFRCEDGETFSKNVMMIQSCKCNYNCPHANEAAFPFYRLFNDIHKFRD